In Fragaria vesca subsp. vesca unplaced genomic scaffold, FraVesHawaii_1.0 scf0513031, whole genome shotgun sequence, the sequence TTGCTCTCACATATTCATTTTGGGACAAAGCCAGATGAGGCATAGTTTGAGACCGGAGGGAAGAAGGTTTTGGCTTCAGCCTCTGCTTAATCACACTAAGCTTTAGACACCTGACATGGCTATTTCATGTCCATAATAGTCGATAGACGAAGGTATGCAGGCGATATACTACCATAGAATCAGAACATTCAGCCTTCATTATTGCATATAAGTGATATAAGTTTCATGGAAATGTATCTAACAGTTAATGCTGTAAATTTACTCAGGGTATTCAAATTGCTTAGCTCAAATCCACGGAACTGGTTAATAAGGCTTATTCATTTCTTGAGGTCCTACGCATAACTCTTCTGTCTTTGATGTAGTCTGGTTCACTAAAACAGAAACTATATGGGTATAGGTCAGCCAGCATTGCTCAATTTTGGAGTAATCTgatcgtttttttttctcgttGCGTTGGATATTTGGGTCTGGTAGGGTGTGGTATCAGTCATATCTTGTTATCTTGTTTCCAAATTCATCAGAGAAAGGGGCACAATCACGGGTATGATGGAGGCTTTGTCTGTGAATGAGAGAATGCGCAGTCACGTGTTCTTCTAGCAttctcaaataaaaacaatgcCGACGAAAACTTCAACTTTCAAACAATAGaactcaaaaaaagaaaaaagaaaaaaagaaaaaagaggttGCACTTGTGACAAGGTATACTTCATCTTGCATAAAACGTTAAAACAAAGGACAAACAGATGTCCGAAAAGGAGCCCTTCCGATGAGGAAGTAAATCACCTGTCCCCGAGTTCCCAGTGCCAACCCTGTGCCTTCAATAATATTTTGACACGTGTTTCGCAAACTTAACACCCACCGACTCTGTTAATTCTTTATTTCCccaatcgaaaaaaaaaaacactcatGTCTCTCAATGGCTCAATCCTCTCGATCCATTTCAATTCCTCATAAAAATTCTCTCTGGTTCAATTGAACCAGATCAAATCCTAGACAAACACAAATGTAGATCTGGAATACAAAAGGAGATCAATTCCAGTTTTTATTGTTCTATCAATCATATATCTGATTATAGGAGAAACAAGAAGAGTTGAATCTCTTCGATAAAAAAAAGCTGCAAGTAATTCAGACGATGATTGTATAAGGAGACAAAGGACTCATGAAACCTATATTTCAAATCTGCAAATCTACAGCCTTCTACCCATTTACTCGACTTGCTCCTTATTTGATTAtcagagaaacaaaatcagcCAAATAGATGACGTTTCAAtcatatgagaaaagaaaaaaaggaaccGAAAAGTTGAAAGCCTTATCATCATTCTCTTCACAAAATCCACCACACCCATCATCCAAAAATACGAATTGAATCATTAGAGGCTTAATCTGAAAGACGCCCACAGCCGTGTATCGAACctgagagaggaggagatcgCCAAGTTTGCGGCAATCTAATCTAAGGGCTTTTGGTTTTATCATATTGAAACCGAAACACTCGTATAATTGAAAAGATGACTCTGAAGATACGAAATGGAGTCTGAAGGAGAGATGAACccagaaagagaggaagagacaggtttcgttttttttttttttggaaaatgaTTTAACGGTGATAGTTTGTTTTGAAGTAATTGCCAGATGTCAAAATATTATTGAAGGCACAGGGTTGGCACTGGGATTTCAGGAACAGGTGATTTACTTCCTTCCGATGAGGATCATCAAAATgagtttcagaccaaaaaaaaaaaacaacgaaCTATTTAAAGTTACCTAATCCTTGGGCTTCAAAAGACTACTATACTGAAAGGGGTTCTGAGCTTTGCTCACACAACTACACAAACTGATATCAATTATTTTCATACTGCTGTGTCAATGAATTATGAATATGTGAGACAAGGAAAAGGCTCAGAAGAACAGCTCATGTGAGAGATGATTGAGATTGAATGGCCAATATTGGGttattttttatgatgtttAACATATAAGCCCTACCAAGCAACATATCCACCTCCCTTGGTTCCCTGGGCATCAGGCAATTATACAAATCCCATTTCCCACAAACTGGAAAATGTTTATGATCTTTTGTCTGTGTTtatgtatctatatatgtatcaatATGTGTGTGCAAAagctataaaaaaaaaactacttttttttttctggatttACTTAAACTCTAGAATAATAGACATAGCATTGAgagcttttcaattaaattcTAGAATAATCAACTATGTCTATTATTTCCTTCAATGCTATTATCTAACAGTTGAGCATAGAATTTGAGTGAGAAATCGAATTAACTATTATGGTGTCATAGAATATGGATACAGATCATAAAAGAGAAGTTGTAGTTCACAGTTACAAGGAGTGCCTAGCTAGTTCATACAGAATTATGGATCGACTTCATGCTAGTCATGaagattttaaaaattaactGATTCTTACACATTTATAAACAGAAGTCAATCTGATAAATGTCAGGAAACAGAAATGATGAAATGAATCACCAGATTGCCTTCTAGCATTGCTCATCTGTACTTTTATTTAGGAGAAGAGGCGGAATAAATCACCAGACTTGTCGCATTTCAACTGTTATATCCAAAGAAATCAAAGTAAGGAGATCAGAACTTATTGGTATCTGAGTTTCGGAATTAGACATAGGGCgttttagtttcattggaTGATGCATGCATATGTTGAATGTTAGGAAATCTTACACAAGTTGGAGAGGTGTCAGGTTCTGCCCTTGGCGATTGTAATTGTGATTGGACTCGATGATCACAGGGAGAAAGCTCCTATCATATGATTGAGGAGGAGGCATTGGTTGCTCATACGCGGACGATGTTCCTGGCAGCATATTTGCTTGCTGCTGCTGTGCCCTATCATTTTCAGCAATCTGTACCATGCAATGAAACATTAACAATCATATTATTAATGTAGTAACTCTTGATTAAGTCAAATTTTAAGGCTTAATTCTAGACGCAATCAAGAAAGACCTTTGCTCTCAGAAAATTGTTATGATTCTGCAGCTCGATCTCCTGCACAATGTGCACACATTGTCTTCAGTTAAGTTGGTTCATCAGTTGAAAAACTACAGAGATATCAATCTGAcaaaagtaatatatatgaataatgcAATCAATTTTCTCTGAGTGAATTTTAGCATTAAAGCCAACTTCTAGAAATGCTGTACATGCCTAGGGCAACTTGGTTCAATGATCAGTCATATGCCTCGAAGGGTTTAAAATGACAACCTACAAGTGTAAGAATGTGTGATCACCGGTACCACAGAGGTAAGGACAACCTAGAAACTAGCTTGGAACATTTTGCAGTCATCACATGCTTGCTGCGTACCAAACAATTCAGAGCTAGCTATGCAGCCACTTGAGTAACTAATATGGCTTAATGTCAGGATATTGAGGATTATATTGATATGTTGCATATTATTTAACCTAAAGTAGTGTTCCCTTATTAGATATTTGGCATGTAATTACATgccaaataaagaaagaagagatagATTATAATCTACGGCACTAGACTGTGAACCTGCATGATCAGCCACATGTATCTAGACTGTttggtatatatgtttggTAAGAGAAATCTTTTTGCATAACATAAATAGGATATCTTGATGAATTTTCTGCTAGTATTATCTAATGAATGTAAGTAAACATCCTTCTTCTACATGAAAAACCTTTCTCAATTGATGTTTCGTATACTAGGGAGATATATACTAATAGGCACCAAATAGTTAGAACTTGATGAACCACACGAGTATTAAGTATAGCTAGACTGAGAACAGGAAAgaatagagaaagaagagatagTTACCCTCTTTTGCATATATTCGATTTCAGCAAACAGCATTTCATTCTGCAGGTGGCATATATACATTGGCAAATGTCAGTTGAGATTCTGAGTACATATCAATGAGAAgtgaaattaataaataaatatgttCCAGAAAGGAAAGTTCACTCAGTACCTTCTTGGATCTTATTCTGCTGATCCCTTTCTCCAATCTTCCTTCAAGATTCTTCAGTTCCTTGACGTTCAAAGTGCTAAGAGCTTCCCCCAATATGTGCCTGCAGACACCAAATATACATATCAAATCATCTTATATATGCCTCCAGAGATATTAGCTATACAGATAAATTCCTCAATGTAAAGTCGGTAGTTTACCTGTTTGAATTCTGAATTTCTCTGATCTGTCTTCTTAGTTTGGATGCTTCTTGCTGATAAAACTGAGGCCACGAATGTAGTTATAGCATGATTCAAACTCATAATTGGTGCATAGAGTgatcaaaacataaattgtGTAAGCCATTAGTTCCAACTTTCAAGCCTTTTCTGAAGTATCTGGACTTTGGAAAAGGGTACTGCTCGATCTATCAAATCATACTAAATGTAACAGCTAGCAGACTGTCACGCGTAAAGATTTTATATCACTTTAAATTTTAAACTAATGAATCGCCTGGAATTACAAGAACACAGGAGGTGTACTCGCTAACAACAAGTTATGTTTGAGTGTTTGACAGAAGAGTTATCAATGGAAACTTGGCAGATGACATGTGCTACTGAAGAATTCAATGTCTGTACAAAAATTAAAGGTATACTTTCAAGCCAACATAATCAGAACTACTGCATATTATGGTAGGAAAACATATAACATGTAAATGCTGAAAGTGCAAGCGGGTTGCGAGTCATAGGGTTTTGCATGTATAACAACAACATACTTTTCCAGCTGAACCAACTTCTCACTCCTCTACTATGCTTCTcttcgaccaaaaaaagaatacTATGCTTCCATTTTATGCTCAACTTAGTCCAAAAGAAGCTAATCAATCAATAGAAATGTTCAAAATGAACTTAAACGTTTTAGAAGATTCTAAAACTAGCTCTTCATgtcttgcaaaacaaaatgacagTACAGAGGTTATTTCTATGACAAAATTGGAAATAcatactatatatatctagcaCTGTGCACAACTGCATATTATAGTCTTTATCAACCTAATGACTGAGACTCATAGCACTTTGAATATGTATGTGGTGTGAATCAATCAGACTATATATCTTAagccttttccttttctatatGGAGTTCCCAGGAATCAAAACtaatgtgcatatatatactaccACCACACCCATAGTTTATGCACAACCTTTGCGCCTTGGTTCTTTTTGGTTCAAGAGTCCAAAATGGGTCCAATTTTAGACAAGTTTGATCTTATAGGAATGAGTTTATAGGGATCATCTGTGTACAGTTACAAAAAGATGTCAGATCACTCAGATTcttaattagggtttgcactctacatatatgaattaaaagTTCCCTTTTGTTAAGCATATATGCAACAAATATGAGCATATATCCAAAACAAATATGAGTACCTTTTTCCATTCATAATCTAAATAGGCTTACCTGAACATTAGCCTCAGTAACAGATCCAGTGTTTGAAGAATCACATGCTTTCTTGTACCTTTCGATTGTTGCTCTAACACTgcaacaccaaaaccaaaagcacAAAACTTTGTAAATACTCGATGAAATACCTAACCCAAAAAGACAGTTTTAAATTTAGATATAGAAAAAAGTTACAAAATTAGCTAGGTAGGGAAAATACAATATGATGAAATTACGGAAGAGTAAATATTGCACAAATTGCATTATTGAATAGCAATGGCGTTAATATGATGTGTGTAATTGTCATTAGATGACACATAATCTTTGTTAAACCAGCGAAGGGGATATGAATCATAAGAGATAGCCGCCTAGATGATTCCCCTACCTATGTCACAATACAACACATCTATCCAGCCAAAGAATGCCCTAGCAATTCTCTCTTTGAGCAATTCTTAAATGCAAGCAATGGTGGGATTTTGTTGATTCTTGAAGATCAAGTTTCTTGCTTTGGAGTGAGGTAAGATCTCTCTAACTGTTTACACATTTTAGATACAAAGATCCAAAAACTTGAGAAAGCATCATTCATAGTTCCAGTGGGAATGAAAGAGATTACGATAGAAAGAGATTAAGAAGGAAATTAAGCACCATTACAGCCACGGCACAACTGCAGAATGACTACTCAGTTGTAAAGTAACCAAGTGATGAGTAAATTGTATTAATTAAATGATTCATATAGATTCATACACAGTACTATTTGATTATGATGTACCAAGTACCGACTAAGGTAGATTATATGTGAAGCACTAGTAGTCTATAGTACTCTTTATTCAGAGAATATATACTGTGACAGCCATGGTAAACAGAGTTAGGATTCTTTCTCCTACTAAAGAACATACATTACCCTCATAATGTTCTAAAAGGCGCTAGGCGGGCGGTAACTCACAGCCCAGAGCCTGGACAGCCTAGGCGAGGAttaggcggggactaggcgatttgtattttttaagatttattaattaaaaaaatatatttaatacaatttaatatttgaaaacggttaaatatagataaattattcaaTATAATCTAGCTATACCcctttataaaataaattataactaaaatttagcataacttCCTGTAAAAatgagcaacaacaacaataaacatatacacttctaatttaaaacacacaattaactcttatactctcatactccccacaatataacaatcccaccataaaaagaaaacaaaattagcttGAGAGCTTAGCAGCCTAGACGGGCAAGGTGGCATCTAGGCGGGCTAGACGGCATTTAGGCGCGCTAAGCGGCCGCTTAATCGCCCACAGCCTGACACAAAGGCCTGGAAAAAAAGCGAGGCGGCTTGTTGCAGCCTAAAGCCTAGACGGGGACTAGGCGGTCCTAGACGGGGCCTTTTAGAAGCTTGCCCTCATATACTCAAAAATGTTACAAACTTTGATCGAAAAGGCCAATATATTGAAaccaccaaaaaagaaaaaactgcaGCCAATTAACaactcaaacctcacacaGTGTCTGTGGAGCCTCTTCTAGCAGTGGCGTAATCAGAAACCACAagtagaagggtcaagagtttaaATAATAAtgccacacaaaataaaaatataatttttattgaataatataaaaacttataaatcattagaacactttgaaaacaaaagttaaataaaataacaaatctccctaaagtaattataattgtcctcgacgattgctcatattttgaaattttggaggagCTTCAGATGGAGTCGACTGTTCTGCTGTTTTTATCTTACGatacttttcaaataaaactaaaacatccataattgcaagtttttaattatgaaggTTGTCGACGACAtggaaaaatttattgaaggataacaaaacaaaatacgtAAAGAAGCGACTAAAactgtttatatagaggtgcacgagaaatcaatcacaataattgattgattaggaaatatattaattaaaaagacaaaaaaaaagactaggaatatgttttaattgtaatattaaagggagATGCAATCAATCATTGATTCGGATTAGAAacctatattaaaaaaaaaaaaaagagaaccaCACGTGAGGAGTTGAACACTCCTCTGTTCAAAttgattgttgtaattaatattttatatgccaaacttttctttaattagttagaaTGGTCAAAATAGTGTCAACATCACATTTCAACTGACAAATTAGATAACAATAtaacctaataaaaaaatatgagggAGGTCAACTGAACCCCTTGACCCCCCCTTCCCTACGCCCTTGTCTTCTAGTATAAATTTTTTCCCACTACTTTGTTAAACTGCAGAACACCTGAGCTTATTACCTATTCGCTTTGACATtagtgacattttttttttttgtaggagTGAGATATCAACCTTATATATGTTCATTCAGATCATAATGTTACAGTAATGTTGATGTACATAGCTGATTAAGCCCAAAAATCATTTCAAAATGTATCAAAAGTTCTCAAAGAATAGTGtcacaaaacatgaaaaaggATTAGAGGGGGTGCCCTAGACTTGGCTAGACTTGGCTCCACAGAGTTAATATATAGCATAGTTTGATGTTGTATCACATAGAACAGAACCAAAGAAAGCATTTACTACCTTAAATTTCTCGAGACAGTGATTGGTTATCTCTGCCATGCTGGCAGAAAACCCTAATCTATGATTGGCTGCCCTTTTTCCAGTCTCTACATCATCGACACGTGTCGAGGACCCATTACTCACAGTGTAATACCCTAATGATACACTCGCTGGTCCAAAACCCTCGTAAGATCCTTTAAACATTTCCCAGCTcccattttttattaaaagatTCTGAGaagaatttatttcatttgtATCTCTGCAATCTCTGAGGCACTGGGCAGCCATTTTTAGATGTTTCTTCTCAGACTCACCCTCTCCATTTACCAAAAAGAGCCTGAACTGTGAAAGAAACCCTCAGCTCTCATTGGCTCGTACCCAATTGCCCATTCCTCAGTCCTTTCAACTTTAATCAAACTTTTCTTGGAGTATATGCGAGTTTTTAAAATCCCATCAGAGTTTTTAGGTAAATTGCTCCATGAGATCGAAAGCATAAGATTAAAGCACAGGAAGGATGGAGGTGAAGTTAAAAAGGAATCATGACACCAGCTTCTTTTGTCCAGACTGAAGAACAGAAACATCATATCACAGTGACGTGACTAATTAAAGATTCGTATGTTGTTgctcaagaaaagaaacaagcaccgcttagctagctagctcacaCAAGAAGTCCTAAGCACATGATTCTCACTCAGGGTTCAATAGGGGTAAGTTGGTCAAGTAACCCTTACTGTACTCTTGggttttcaaaaccctaattaaacAAAGATCTAAACTTTGGTGCTTGAAGACTAAAGACAGATTTGTGACAAGTTTTGAAGAATTCCCATTTGAGCTTTGTGCTGGTAATCACCAGTATGATAGTTCTTTTCTTATGATATGTTGAAGAACTGAGTAATTTAGTAAAGACAAAACTTTGGCATCTATTAGCTAGGCTATGAACCTATGTCCCAGATCTGCATACAAACTCATTGTAGAAGTTTTATGATTCTGGATGATTTCTCAagtacctagctagctatttgacttttgaaaccctagctaACAAGACCTAAAGCCTCCTCCTTATGCTCCTGGAAAAGGGCAAAAGGGAAGAATTTCTAGAAACCCATAACCAGATTAAGGTTTTGAATTGAATTAGTTCTGGTTATGAACTTGATTAGTAGTAATGGGTCTGTATTAGATTTTACCTTTACTGTTTAGCGTAGCTGACATATTGTTTCAAAGGAAGCGTCAAGGGATGATAAGGGAGCTGGACAGCTTTATGCAGAGTCAAGACTTGTCATTGACTGATACACGACatgtgaagagagagaggggagagagagagagagagagagagagacagagagagaaagagagaggaaaataGCAAGTTTTGCAGCAATGGAGATGCAAGGAAGCTAATCTAGCAGACCTGCAAATCTTTGGAAACCTAAGCTGAGTTTGCTCTCAGACAACAGCTACTCCTATTATTAATACACAACAGCCACTTCTCTTTCTATTTCTTACCATCAGATCTGCTATCCCAGTCAAATAAGAActagaagagaagaaacagaaTAAAGAAACCATAAGCCAAAAATACCCGAAAAGATCTAATCTTGATAGGTTGATAAGTGAAATACACCTCAAAGCTCGTAAAGGAtagcaaacaaaaagaagaaaatagagtCTTAGATATAAATTATTCTTAGGGCCACTTCAGTACTCAATCCTCATGACCCTATACCCAGAATAAGCAAGACAATTTTAACTCTCATGTACTCATAGTCTCATAGTTTTATGATCTTTGTActtttaaataaatttcaaagaaacaaCCTTTGGAGGGTAGTCTGAATTGtagcaaagaaagaaaagaagagggatttaaacaaaacacaagatcaaaagaaaagacttAAACCTGTTGTTGGCATATTCATAGAGGCGCCCCCGGGTGGAGAACACAATAAGAGCAACTTCAGCATCACAAAGAACAGAAAGTTCATAAGCTTTCTTAAGCAAACCGTTGCGGCGCTTGCAGAATGTGACTTGCCGATTAGTAGTGTTTTCAATCCTCTTGATCTCAATTTTCCCTCTTCCCAATTTCTTTTGGGAAGAGCTCTCAGGATCATCAGCTGGTGTGATTTGTTTTGGGATCTCCATGATAATTTGCGAAGATGATCAAAATGGTAAAAACTATCCCAAATTGAATATCCTTAGTTCATATCTGTTTGGCAAAAGAAAAAGCCTCAATGTGATCACAACCATATAACAATAAAGGAACACAAAAGATTAAGTTGATCTTTTGCGTATGAGCTTTTTTTTGAACCCACTAGCCAAAAGTAGGAGTAGGAATGAAATGTAGGAGgctgaaagaagaaattactTGTAGAGTTGAGTCTCTCCTTtggttctttgttttggtgagCAACAAGAACTAGAGTTTGCAGAAGTGGAAAGAGTTTGGTTCAGCAGATGGGTATTTATGGACAGAAAATAGACCTCTCAACCAGGACCCAATTCACACACAACTTTTTTTTNNNNNNNNNNNNNNNNNNNNNNNNNNNNNNNNNNNNNNNNNNNNNNNNNNNNNNNNNNNNNNNNNNNNNNNNNNNNNNNNNNNNNNNNNNNNNNNNNNNNNNNNNNNNNNNNNNNNNNNNNNNNAACTATATAGAAAGACTATGGAGCTCTATAGCTTGAGGAGCTCATTACTTTCATGCTCCATTAACCATCCATTTCTTCATGTACGGGGAAAACCGGAAAAGGATGGTGatgttaaaaataataataataataataataataaaaaattgggGGCCTTTTAGAGAGTGACTTGCTATGATGATGAACTCAATAAGAGATTGAAATGGGACCCAAGTCAATTAGCAACACAACTCATATTCTAGAGCTTCAATACAAAacgaagaaaagaaattacagaGATCACCAGAAtaccaaaagagagagatcttGGTGACAatagaagataaaaaaaacaaaatgagagGACCTATCCCATGTTGGTTGCTTGTTGGATTTTGGCTTGGCTTTTATTCTAGATTTGTTTCTGACATCATCACAACTGCAGGTTTAAAGTTTCCATCACCAttacatctctctctcactcactcttGCAttattacaagtttacaacagATAGTTACATGCTAGAGTATTGAGGCAAGAGTGAAGGAGATTCCCATGTGATGCACTCCTGTTAACTGCTTCATCACAATCCCCTTGTTTTGAGCTCATTTTGGGTAAGAATATATGGAATAAACCCATTTGCTTCATTGTGTTACGTTCATTTACCCTTCACTTGATGAGGAACATTTCTAGTAAATCCCTCAACTCTGATATAGATTTGATGTTCCCAAACCCTGCTTGTCAAGTTGTCATCACTTGACCAAAATGAATTTAGTTAGTACTTCCATTGGTTTTACAAGTGCACGTTTATTAGAATAGAGAGTGAAAAAAATGAGTTAGGATCGATTAATTAGGATACCACACTTTATATCTATTGTACCAAGTCTTTTACCAAATTGATAACTCAATTAAGATCAGTACCTAAGTTAACCAACGGATAGATTCTAAAGAGAGACTATACACACAAACTTTTCCAGTAATGGAAAAATGGGTTAATAATTCGATCGCATATGTAAGGAGAGTGTTGAAAAGTTGGATCGATTCCTGATAACAACTATAAGTTTGCTTCGTAAGAGAGAATGAGGGATAATAGGAAATTCAAACTCGAATTTTAACCGTAAAAGTAAATGCTTTGAATCACTAACGAAGAACTCCCACACCGTTCATTTGGTTGGCAAATTGCTTAATACACTTGTGAGTGTGTGTGAGTGTACATGTCCACATACCTAACAGCTTAAACTTAGGTTGAAATGTCTCATCTCTGTTGTATAGCCAGCAAGATTATCCATCTCTACGATGCCGAATTTCGTAGGATATCATGTCTTGTACAAATAGATGGCCGGACCTTATAGTCTTTTATCAGATCTGCTTTGATTTGATCGACTGATGAGTAGGCACTCCATATGATAACAGACATGAATTTGATGTCCCCCTCTTGTAGCATTAGCCCCCTAAGAGAAGTGATATGTCAATACTTAAATCTATCTCATCTGATGATTTGATAGaccaatatatacataataagTTCTCTATTTGGACCCTTTGCAAATGTCATAACAGaggatgaaataaaaataagacaGGAAAAGACTCGTATATTATGGAATCCAATATgaaatttgttatgtttaaGTTCGCTAGTACGAGTCATCATGTGATATTAGTGCTGTTACATCATTGATATATGTCGAGTTTATCTTCATAGCTAAAGGATGTGACCAACGGAAATGGAAGAGGGGATGGCATCGATGAATCGAGGCAAAATTACACTATATATGAGCTGGTTATATTCTTATCGACATGTCATAATACATTTACATAAACTACCGATTGCTTGACTGTAAAACCACATACATACGttgattagaaaaaaaattatataaccGACAAATACAATAAGTTTCgccttttagggtttttgaacACTGATCACAATGCTCGATGAATAAGCATTGGTTCGGTACTACCTAGCTAGAATAACTTGGTGAACCATTTTAAGAAATTTCTTGAAGACTTTGCATTACCAATTTTTGAGCCAATCCAAACCTAGACAAGTCATATGTACATAAAGACGGAAAAAGAAAGCTTTTTGATAAACGAGTAATTGGTTAGGCAACCATAACTTTCCTAGATGAATGCCTATTGAACCCAAGGTGGCTAGGATTATCCAAAAGAGGAACCACGATTATGGAGACGTTAAACATATCGATTTCCTTTTACAAtcatttttgatttgatttctaaTGCTAATTTAGATATGCTATTCTGAAATTGATATTTAACAACAAGAGCATATATCGTCAGAAACTAGAAAATCTCCAAACCAACCTCATTCCTATAGTCCTATTCGAACTCAGAGGATCGATGTTTTTGATCTTTATGGATCCGGAGACATATCATGAAAGTAAGGCCAGTGATATTACGTCTCTATGTTATATgtgaaagaatatatatatatatatatatacacatgcatGCCTGTATAATTTAAGTGGTATAAACTTGGAGATAACCTTACACACTGATTTTGTGCAACCCCATAAAAAAAAGgagcaaagaaaaagaggtgAGAAATGAGTCATTACTTAATTTCTTAGACTATTGAGATGCGCTCCTATTTGTAAGTACCAATCTTGTCCCAAATGATGTTGGTTGTTTTCCCAATTTACCAAAAACATTACAaggaaactttattttgatctCCATGACAGTATCAAATGAATAGCTTTTCCAAAAAATTTAGTTGACGAACCTAATAAAACTTACATAGTATTTGCTTTTGCATAGATTGTGGGTCACACAACTAAACATGACTACTTCTTACATGAACCATATGTAGAGCTtatggaaaaacaaaagcaattaCTGTTGAAG encodes:
- the LOC101296165 gene encoding floral homeotic protein AGAMOUS-like isoform 1, translating into MEIPKQITPADDPESSSQKKLGRGKIEIKRIENTTNRQVTFCKRRNGLLKKAYELSVLCDAEVALIVFSTRGRLYEYANNSVRATIERYKKACDSSNTGSVTEANVQFYQQEASKLRRQIREIQNSNRHILGEALSTLNVKELKNLEGRLEKGISRIRSKKNEMLFAEIEYMQKREIELQNHNNFLRAKIAENDRAQQQQANMLPGTSSAYEQPMPPPQSYDRSFLPVIIESNHNYNRQGQNLTPLQLV
- the LOC101296165 gene encoding floral homeotic protein AGAMOUS-like isoform 2, coding for MEIPKQITPADDPESSSQKKLGRGKIEIKRIENTTNRQVTFCKRRNGLLKKAYELSVLCDAEVALIVFSTRGRLYEYANNSVRATIERYKKACDSSNTGSVTEANVQFYQQEASKLRRQIREIQNSNRHILGEALSTLNVKELKNLEGRLEKGISRIRSKKNEMLFAEIEYMQKREIELQNHNNFLRAKIAENDRAQQQQANMLPGTSSAYEQPMPPPQSYDRSFLPVIIESNHNYNRQGQNLTPLQLV